TAGTTAGGGGGAAGCTTTATTCTCATGGCCTTATGAGGGGTTATGATTTGTTTAGAATTCTCTCCAGTGAGCGTGATGGCTTCGTAGACTCTATTTTTAAGCGGTATGGTATTGAGAAGTATGTTTCTGGTTCAGATTATGATTCTTTAAGATCTGATTCCAGTATTTTGTTTGATTTTATGGCTCTAAATGTTTCAGCTAGGCTTGATGAGATAATTTCTGAGTTGAGTTATCCTAAAGTTGAGAATGTTGTTAGTAAGCTTATGCCTGAGTTTGAGGAGAAGATTGTTGATGGTAGATTTCTAGGTTTATCTAGGGAGCTTAGGGTTGATGTTTTCATGGATAATAGGCTTGTAATTGATGTTAAGACTGGTGATGTTAGGGATTTTCATAAGTATACACTTGCCGGCTATGCTCTCGCCATAGAAGCGGACTTGGAGGTTCCTGTGGATTATGGTGTAATATTGTATTTGGCTGTTAAGGATGGTTTTGTGAAGGTTAAAAGTGACCTATACTTCATTGATGATACTCTTAGGAGGGAGTTCATCGAAATTAGGGATAAAGCCTTCGACATAATACAGGTTGGTGAAGACCCTGGATATCCACCCTCATGTCCAGACTACTGTATATACTACGATTACTGTAAGACTAGGAGGATTGGTGGGCATGGTTAGGAGAATTATACTTGATGGTTATGGATACTATTTGGGGAAGAAGGGTGGAATGCTCATCATAAGTAGAGGTGAAGAGAAGAAGAGCGTTAGTGTTGGTAATATTTCATGTATAATAGCCAATGCCAGTGGACTTAGCATGAGTGGAGATGCACTACGACTTATGCTAAAAAACAATGTACAACTAATACTTTTATCTGGAGATAGACCTATAGGTAGACTTCAACCTATAGGTAGGGGTGGATCTGTAAAGCTTAAGAAGGAACAATTTAAAGCTCAAGAAGATGAACGGGGAGAGTACATTGCATGGAGAATTGTGACCAACAAAATTGAGAATCAACTGAACTTGCTAAAGAGGGTTAGGAAGACTAGGATTAGGAGCAATCCAGAGGTGGCTGAGAAGCTGGCTTGGTACATCACCAGGATAACTGAGGTTAAGAAGTATCTTGAGGATTATGGTCCAAGCAACAATAGGCAATTATATGTGTCAAAGGAGGCTGAAGCAAGCAAGTATTATTGGGAAGCCTTAAGCCTAGTGATTCCAAGTGAAGTTGGATATGATGGTAGGAGGAGGAAGAAATATGATATGCCAAAAGACCCATTCAACCTCTCTCTAAACTACCTATACACAATACTTGCAAGTGAAGTTTGGTTTGCAGTGGAATTGTCTGGATTAGATCCATACATAGGTTACTTACATGAAGATAGTAGTAGGAGGCCTTCACTGGTTATGGATTTAATGGAAGAATTCCGCCAACCAATAGTGGACAAACCACTAATATCACTATTCACATCGAAGG
The genomic region above belongs to Candidatus Methanomethylicota archaeon and contains:
- the cas4a gene encoding type I-A CRISPR-associated protein Cas4/Csa1, producing VRGKLYSHGLMRGYDLFRILSSERDGFVDSIFKRYGIEKYVSGSDYDSLRSDSSILFDFMALNVSARLDEIISELSYPKVENVVSKLMPEFEEKIVDGRFLGLSRELRVDVFMDNRLVIDVKTGDVRDFHKYTLAGYALAIEADLEVPVDYGVILYLAVKDGFVKVKSDLYFIDDTLRREFIEIRDKAFDIIQVGEDPGYPPSCPDYCIYYDYCKTRRIGGHG
- the cas1 gene encoding CRISPR-associated endonuclease Cas1, with the protein product MVRRIILDGYGYYLGKKGGMLIISRGEEKKSVSVGNISCIIANASGLSMSGDALRLMLKNNVQLILLSGDRPIGRLQPIGRGGSVKLKKEQFKAQEDERGEYIAWRIVTNKIENQLNLLKRVRKTRIRSNPEVAEKLAWYITRITEVKKYLEDYGPSNNRQLYVSKEAEASKYYWEALSLVIPSEVGYDGRRRKKYDMPKDPFNLSLNYLYTILASEVWFAVELSGLDPYIGYLHEDSSRRPSLVMDLMEEFRQPIVDKPLISLFTSKDDWKGIMEADGKLSEEGRKKLLKLFYEQLKTKTTFMNRSIPVSGHIHLQPHRLAKYIMKYSNTYQPYNVI